Within Limanda limanda chromosome 1, fLimLim1.1, whole genome shotgun sequence, the genomic segment ggcaacagttGAGGGTTGGCGTTGTCAGTTGATGCTACTGAATGGAACACgtcatagactttatataaaacacctctccacttcctccaatcGTACAAAAAGGAAGCTAGAACATCCCAGATATGGGTGCTGCCCATTTTGCAAATTTGATGTCACTTGGAGTGCAGTAGTGATGGGGGTGTGGCGCCGCGGTAttgaggtcccgcccatacacaCGCTCAACCAATTATGAGTCAAGCTCAGCcatcaatcatgacatttcgcCCCGTCCTTATATCAtaaataactaatcaaaaccaaatttaCCAAAAAAATGAACACTGAAACATAAGCATAGATAGAACTACTTTAAATCTATCTGACATctcctttgactttttagtttgttctgtgtcccatctgctaataTGGAGGAGACAGGTTTCATAACCTCCTGGCTCCAATTTTGGTGGGCTGTCATGTGGTCCAGCTTTATTAACGGGGGAAACACAATTTGCTGATAAAGTTTATATTTCACTTGAAAAATAGAGGTTGGCAAAGTAGGCTACCTAGCTACACAAACACTTAAGAAACGAGTTAACCTAACTTGCAAATGTTATCACTGATTCCCAGTGGATGCTACTTGctgtttatgttatttatttaggtTAAAAGCGAACACCTGTGTCAGCTCACTCATCATTGTGTTCTTCACAAATTGTGGGAATTTGGGGATCAGGCTAGAATCTCGCATTAGCAGAATGGCTGATACTTTaaacttttgtttgtgtttcaggaggTATAACTGCTACTTGAATTCAGCACGACCTTGTGATTTAGATTACACAAAGTAATAACGTTCATTATGAAGTAGGCCAACACGATATTAGCAAAGGGTAAGAATATATTGCACCAATCAAAATTGTTATTGTCCACAGGAGAACACTAGGGGTTGCTATCACAATAGGACAATTTCCTATTTGACACTAAACATCAAATACGTATTAAAACttcttaaaaaaatgaataatatttGACTTTAATCAAAGGTATCTTTCTTACCTGTTTGGCCGGGTCCTTCTTGACCAATCCTGTGGCAGCGACAATGTTGCCTGCTCCCTCCACAGTTTTCTGGGCCACAGCCGTAACCCCGGTAACCATCGCTCCACCCACCTGAGACACCCCAGACACAGTTTTACCTGCGACTGAACgaagaacagaagaagagagggaaggtAATTCTGAGTCTCAATACCCGTGAGGATGAGTAGGTTTCCACAgtgaagaaaatgtaatttgagtGGTGCTGCCCTTTAGTGACTTGTCAGTGATGTATTTTTAACAGGTTATAGAAATGACTATTTACTactctgtgtttcttttacaCTCAAATTCATACAGGGTTTTAAATGGTGATggtcagtgtaaaaaaaaacattggagATCGTCAGGGTTCAACACAGTAATCATCTGTAATCATctgtatttcttctttttttaaatcctcccttaaaaatacatctgaaatatcaaaacacagtttgttgttgttttgcctgTTTGAGTCGATAAACAGGTTCATCAGCTCTAATGTCATCGAATTACCTGGAAAGCCCCAGTAACAGCCTGGGGGAGTTTTACTTTCAGAACGCTCCTACAGTTTCACCCCACCTTTAATTATCTAACGAACAATGCACAGTGTGGTTTTGCATTTCAGGTTTTGCATTTGTCTACTGGGAATTTTAAGCTGTCAACTTTTTTTCTCATGTTGTGGTAATAAGATTCTTGAATTCAATCAGCATTCAGATTCATTCATAGCATTCCTCTGATTCCTTTACAAGTGCTTTATCACATTCTGCTTCTGATAAAAGTTACTGTGCTGTGATGTCTTTTGATGGTGTTTTCTCCAACAGTGATCACTAACCTCCATGTCAGGGACCAAAATTATCATAGTGTTAGCAGTTGTAATAATCAGTTAGAGAAAGATAGATATTTCAGCTGCTACGCTTGATGATGTATTTGAATgtggatcatgtgttttttctgcatTTCTTCTCACATGTTGTCTTCCCAGCCAATTCTTAACATTTgctatttgttttataaaagaaTAATCTGTTCATAAGAATaagaatttatttattgttcGTGTGTTGTTATCAATTTTCTTGAATACAACTGCCGCACAATTATTTCCTCCAAAATACGATAATTTTAAGCCTCTGATACaatacttaataataataatataatgagagtataatatatatttaatataccatttatatatatatatatatcagtggtgtataaagtacttgaaagccatacttgagtaaaagtacagatatcttacttgaaagtgactccggtaaaagtaaaagtcactcgtcagaaaatgacttgagtaaaagtcttagagttgctcatattaaatgtacttaagtatcaaaagtatctggtgttggaatgtacttaagtatcaaaagtaaaagtacaagtaccaaaattaaaaatgctaagtgcttttaaAGTAGGCCTATagatacacaaaacaacccaaaatgtttctctccAGGATTTagttcaactgactgaaaaattataacaacactataaatataatttataattttacaaatgttgaacccgagatgctgaggttaaaatagtattggacaagtgcatctgaacttctagagaaaacaaagaatcaacacaacagaataaacaagtgcctcttgagtctacctaagaacactaatagaccaaagaATAACCACTAataaagtctgtaaatatcactaaacattgacctttcatcagtagcaggagtgatacacaatgccccttatgataactcagcaaagggaaactaggcacacaaaataagatagtttctcttttgttaacagcttggacagtgctagtacagagaaTAACAAATACACTGGACACGGtctggttttgctgccaaatttcagactgaacaagtaaataaataattgaagaccaatgtttttttgaatgctaaattacatctacaaaatgcatccaattgaatatcttaaggtgcaaatttggttacagtattttggtgactttattttgaagtttataaattatcagtgtcttgcttgacggcacttcaacactaaccaggattgctcaacccttgaaagtaccaactataaaatacaatttcaaaaatttcttggactgcaaagcagcactgagcaggagagcacatgcattttgaatcgttgcatgcgtttttccttttgcctgaaaaaataaataataaccagCCCGACTTCTCCATGGCCATGTGTTCTCTTTCATATCCCCAGACCTGCCCTTCTCCATGTCTCCACCTGATGTGgcacttttctttaatttgtcatttgtctTTCCAAAATTCCACTTGTTCCGCAGCTTCCGTCCTCGCCCACGCACCTGATCCCACCTCCCTCATCACCCAAACCTGTATTTACAACTGCCTTTTGTCAGCAGCTCCTTGTCGGTTTGTCGGCTTAtaaaccttttgtgtctattagctgtactTTGTAGCTGccggatgtttacctgcctgtatacctgcccgccagcttgtccacgcatctacatgtaagcctgtttatttatcataagactctcttcactgaatgggcctgcggttgtgtttgcatttgtttccagcagggtgacaatacacctgtagggtctcttgcctgtagggacgacaaagtgaagacacaaccctgcttgaagttgtacacattagccagtttgtacaatacatatattaagACTCAACatcttctaagttgtgttgagtcagcacaaagggcgactaaggattggaattggcaatatatagatatataaaatctttgcaaaaattatattggcattatagtgagtggaaaactgggcctgattacccgaggtccattaaaaaacccgaattgtgtgcgtgaatatgcagtagtccacgacacattgtttgtttttggttgtgttggctgaaagttgttttttgcgtttgcttatataattggttgtgttgtttgtttttccatctcgacttgttttaaatctgtttgttttgtttacgtggacgtgtaagacaaagcagacacggccaaccaatgatagtctatttgccaacagtttttgtttaaaccaactacttccaatattgtctttaagaaaagttaatcACTTGCTGCTTTgatctatgtatttatgtgcagatgttgacacgaagcaggacaGGGAAAACGAATGTCAATCGAAAagggaataccttcaaaaaatcatgCAAAGTCACcaaataaaagccctcaaaaagccaatttgtttgcctgaataataatccttacaatttcaatagggcctcatgtctgtcagtgcctgtcagtgctcgggccctaataataaagactgaaccaagctcctgcaggagtgagagagcgagagagaggtgcgccgtgcgtaaagttgcacgttgcgccaacctccgctgctcaagtaacaagccattttgagaatgtaagaagtagaaagtacagatatttgtgctcaaatgtaacaagtaaaagtaaaaagtcgtcaggaaaataaatactcaagtaaagaacagatatgtgaaaaatctacttaagtacagtcatgaagtatttctactttgttacttcccaccactgatatatatatatatatatatatatatatatatatatatatatatatatatatatatatatatataattattgtcAGATATATACAACTGATGATATGGGGGACATGATAATTCGTCCCACTGAGAGAAAAGATGATATCTATTCTCcattattttgatgttttaatAAGACATCCTGTTTTTGTCTCATAACTCCAGTTTCCAAAGCATTGAGTGCACCTGCAGTGATGAATAGGATACCACGATACAGCACTGTCCCTGGATGCCTACAGCAGGCGGTGTCCCTTGGTTTCTCTGCTTGTTATGTGTGAAGAATGGCGAGCCCTGCCTGGCCCACGGGGGATTAGACCGCTCGTGTTGAGTTGGGCGGTGAAATATGACACTAACTCACCTGCAGCATTACAATATACAACTCTCCTACTGCAAACCAGAAGACCCAGTGAGGTTAGACCATGGATTATATTATttttgcttatttgactgtcAAAGTATTTATTGGATGGTGATGATGAGCTTGTACATGTAAATTCATGttggttttctctgtgtttatttgtttgttcatttgaTAGTTAGCAGGATGACGCAAAAACAACCCGACCGATCTCCATTAAAAAGAGGAGGGGCATGAGACTTTCCATTAAATTTTAGTTGtacttttttgttcttttatattGCAAAATTGGCCTTGAATCCACAATGTGCcgctgatccaaataaaaatcaggaaGTGGTGATTTTAATTAGGTTTCATTAAGGGATTGTTGGTCCTTGGCGGAGGTAGGCACCCTATTGAGTGTCCCTCTAGTTGTCAATGGAACCAGAATCACTTAGGTGTGCATTAATATGTGTATGCTGATACCTGTTGTGACGCCATCCTTTGTTTTGGTACCTGAAAGAAAATGTAGACGCAGCTCATTAGTCCAAAATATGAATGGGCTTCCAAAGACAACAGTAGCTGCTGAAAACATCAAGATACATTCAGGCTCTAACTCAATAGGTAATGATAATAATCAGAgtatggatggatagatagttGGAGAGATAgttggagagatggagagatggatgtataagtggatagatagatggatacagTGGATggctgatggatggatgttagATGCAGTggtagatagatggacagataaaAGGGTGGACAGAGGGATGTATAGGTGGATAGATCAATGGACAAATAtagtggatgatggatggatatgTGGTTATGcatacagacagatagatagatagatagatagataaatagatagatggatagatagatagatagatagatagatagatagatagatagatagatagatagatagatagatagatggatagatagatagatagatagatagatagatagatagatagatagatagatagatagatagatagatagatagatagaaagatagatagaagatagatagatagatagatggacggacggacggacggacggacggacggacggacggacggacggacggacggacggacggacggacggacggacggacggacggacggacggacggacggacggacggacagacagacagacagacagacagacagacagacagacagacagacagacagacagacagacagagagacatataaatagacatatagatagattgataaatagatagatagatagacatatagatagatagacatatatacttagatagatagatagatagatagatagatagatagatagatagatagatagatagatagatagatagatagatagatagatagatagatagatagatagatagattgattgattgatagatagatagctagatagctagatagattgatagatagatagacatatagatagatagatatatatagatagatagatagatagatatatatatagatagatagacagatagatagatagatagatttatataacattatattatattatattatattatattattacagcATATTTAAATCTATCTGTCTCATcttcaaatacaaataaaaatcacaaataAACCTCCAGCACCCACCTACGAACATGACCCCGTCTTTCGTCATCTCGGCCGCTCCGGTCACTCCCTGCTTGGTCTTCTCCGCCGCCAGCACGACCCCGTCCCTGGCTTTGGAGATACCCTTCATGAACGCATCCATGactgctcaacacacacacacacacgcacaccgtCACAAGGAGGCACTGAGTAGAAATAGAAAAACGCGCTCACGGTGTTAAAAGCAATGGCAGAAATAAAGCATGGCACCGCCCTGACGTGTTAGTAAAAAACCCTGCTCGGATCATCCACCTGTAGGAGCTGTGCGTACAGCCCACAGCCAGGGAATGGATTTACTATCACATCCAGGTTATACAAAGAAGCGCACCTATCACGACGAGGGGAATAAAACCCCGCAGCCGCTGATCCTGTGAAATGaagagatgtaaaaaaaaatgaggaaacGATGAGAAATGGAAGGAACAAGAACGAACCACGCACCTGTTAGCTTCAACTTCCTCTGAGCCCGCAGACTGAGAGTGAGACTGATGACAGGAGATTCTCACCCGGAGGAGCTGCACAACCGGTTTAGTGTCACCAAACTACtacagagtgagtgtgtgtgtgtgatgtcctctaaacacacacagagggagacagagggagacacacacacacagagagacacagacagaaagacactCCACAGGTTTGACAGACGCCTCCCACGCCTCTGTGATGGAGAAGGAGCGATGATACTCCGAGATGCTGCTGAtgcgagagaagaagaagaagagatgctctgctgcctctgcgtgtgcgtgtctgcaacacaatcacacgcacgggcacgcacacacatgcacgtctctCTATGGTTGTGaggacataatgcattccccagccccttaccttaaccttaaccatcacaactagaTGCcgaaccctgaccctaaccctaacgttaaactaattctaaccctaaccctaaaaccaagtctcaaacagcccattgaatttgtgaggaccggtcaaaatgtcctcacaacgtCACAATGTCCTCACAATTATTGTATTGATCCAAAattgaaccacacacacacacacacacacacacacacacacacacacacctacacacacacacacacacacacacacacacacacacacacacacacacacacacacacacacacacacagcatcgtCTCCATGACTTCAAAGGACCTTGCATTGACTTGCactgatttcctggagacttactctcACCTTAACCAAATTACTACTtgcttaaccttaaccttaaccttaacattaaccttaaccctaatcttaaccttaaccctaaccttaaccttaaccctaaccttaaccctaacccgtaGCACTCATTTGGGGTGCTTTGTCTTAAACCCTTTACCTAAACCTACAtcataaatctaaatctaaaccTAACCTTACAACATGTCCTCACCTGAGATGTAATGATTTATGTCACAGAGGACTTGCTTTAAGTcaccataaggaagacaagtccccatgaTGTGACTGTTTAGACAGTCAGCATGTCTCCATGACCTTCACCAGCAGCTCAGAAATGAAGTTatgcctcattaggaccaggctttggtccctgtgaggtctactggtcctgacaggGTGAGTGTTGATGCTAAAaaagaggtaacaaaaacaagcatacacacgtacacacgtgtctctctgtctctctctctctttaaagctctctctctctctctctctctctctctccctctctctctctctctccctctctctgtgtgtatatgtgggTCGCCCACAGTGTGTAGGTGCAGCAGGATCTTTACAATCATCGTGGGCTGAATGCATCTGCTGCCGAACTGCTAATTAGTGGCAGAGTaattacacaacacaacaccactgGACTGTTCAGAGCTTCCACATGTGAGCGAGACGTTAACTACAGATGCACAGCCggcttttttctcctttttgtgttttgtgttgtaaatTAAAAGGCCATGTTAGTAGTGACTCATGGTGAATCAGATTTTATACACTCATTATTCACACTGACAGCTTtttgattattgttttgattattcATCGTCGTGAATGCAGCTGTAAACGCTGATACTCCATCGCCACACCACCAGTGCTCACAGGATTCAAATGAAACAGATCTATAAAGCAATACTGAATGATTTACTAACAGTTGAAAGACTTTAAATGTAGTTTATTCCATAGTGGTACCAGTCACAATCACCAATAAATCCGGGAGAAGTCACTCTGAGCGTTACTCATTGAGCCTCAGCGCTGGAGTTGTCATCTCCTCTTTGGGAAACCAGATGGCCTCAAAGTTTCTCCTCCGCCACTGCTCTGTGCGGTTCTactcgtccccccccccactcagagTCCCCGCTGAAGTCTGTTGCTACGCTCTCTGCCTCTGAATCACCATCCACACCATCCTCCTCACAGGCACTCGCAGCGATTTCTCTCCATTGTTGCTTCTCATGGTTTGATGCTCGTATTCGTCGCCGGTCTTCAGAGACTCGCTCCCTCTTCCTCAGTGAGGTCAGGAACACAGGCTCAGCTGCAAAACCACCTGTTTTTAGTCTGTGATTTCATGACATAATGAGAGTGGTTTCAGTGGGAGGCCAATGGATCACCAGAGACCGAAACCTAACCTGTgattaacaaacacaacaagcacaaaTTACACAGTCATGACCTCAATAGAGACTTTTTTTTAGAGCGGATCATCTTCAGGGTGACAGCAGAATTTTACTCAAGGACATTTCAAATGGTTTTGTCTCTAAATAAAAGCTTAAATTGCATCATGGATATAATGCTCTGATTGGAGGGTTGAAATCAGTTTCTTTCAATTGCATCAAAACACCATTTAGTTATGTGTTTGAGTGTTCAGAGCATCACTGCACTCGCCGTCCTGTCAGAGCCTGGGACTGGAGTCGTTACGGCCCCGCGCCATTTATCACGAGCTACGGAGCGCGAGCAGGCTCATTACTGTCTGTGCTGGTGATATCCAGGCTCAGTGTGAGGCGGTGGCGAGGCCGCAGAGCACCGCCTCATTTAAAGGATGTGATGGATTCTACACGAACAGCAATGTAGCATCAACTCTTCCTCCGACTGAATCAGGATATTTCATACGGGTCATATAATATGTTAATACAGTGATGGTAAATGGGGGAGAGGGTTCAAtctgtttattttagttttaatattGATTAAGTCTCgagagaaaacatgaacattatttcaaaatatgtgctatattgtttgtgtgagtctTTGAGAATTAAATCTTGTCTTTCAGTCTTTAATTTGATCGTAAAATTAAAAatagagagaagaaagaaagatacaAACTTACagttaaattttttttgaaagagAGCAAATGGATATAAGTTACCATATATTAACTGGATAATATTTGATGGACAGTTTATGTTCCATATTCATATAGTTGAGCAACCATTGTTTTTATTGGTTTGATTTACATAAATTTAGACCACTTGGAGTAGCAGAAGCTGGACATTTTAAAGGTTCACTCCATAGGATTTagggccatctagtggtgaagttgcattttAAAATCAGTTGAATACCGGCATGTAGGAGAACCTATGATAGTCTTCCAGTAACTTGAAAACACAATGTTTCTCAGTTACAGGTacaaaaacacagatgaaaacataattctgaatattatattcagtttctgccaatagatgcccacaaacactacacaacagaCCTTTAACCATCTATACAtcaattttaaatatgaattttaaCCATCTATACATCACTTTTAGCTGTCAGGATTAATGAATGAATCGTCATTTATTTTTAGGTAATGACAATTATTTTTAAGGGACTCTTACTTGCAACAGGTGTTCTGGTTTTACAACagacatatatttattttttctaaattaaatcAT encodes:
- the LOC133013182 gene encoding alpha-synuclein-like, with amino-acid sequence MDAFMKGISKARDGVVLAAEKTKQGVTGAAEMTKDGVMFVGTKTKDGVTTVAGKTVSGVSQVGGAMVTGVTAVAQKTVEGAGNIVAATGLVKKDPAKQSDEASAAQNVAESPVDTDPADATEEDSDD